In Helianthus annuus cultivar XRQ/B chromosome 9, HanXRQr2.0-SUNRISE, whole genome shotgun sequence, the following are encoded in one genomic region:
- the LOC110874653 gene encoding uncharacterized protein LOC110874653, producing MAESDEINTETLQSSFPAGKMKRIMKLDTEINKVNSDALFVISTATDLFLKFLTEKSSEVAIEKKRKTIKLEHLRMAVKRHRPTADFLVDSLPMPPPVQISSKTDRSHKSDEKKKNSLPAGTRGINSFFKKYE from the coding sequence ATGGCGGAGAGTGACGAAATCAACACGGAAACACTTCAATCGAGTTTTCCGGCAGGCAAAATGAAGCGAATCATGAAACTGGACACAGAAATAAACAAAGTAAACTCTGATGCGCTGTTCGTAATCTCCACCGCCACCGACCTTTTCCTCAAATTCTTAACAGAGAAATCATCGGAAGTTGCAATCGAGAAGAAACGGAAGACAATAAAGCTGGAGCATCTTCGAATGGCCGTGAAGAGGCACCGTCCGACCGCTGATTTTCTTGTGGATTCTCTCCCGATGCCACCACCGGTTCAGATCTCGTCGAAAACCGATCGATCTCACAAAAGCGATGAGAAGAAAAAAAACTCGTTGCCAGCTGGCACTCGCGGAATTAACAGTTTCTTCAAGAAATATGAGTAG